The Sulfuricurvum sp. DNA segment GCAACTGCATGTTCTCAGCTTCGACTTATTACCAATCAATCCGATACCTCATGCGAAATTGATGCACCCACCATCCCTGAATCAACCATTGAGGCATCCATAGAACCAATGATCGAAAAGATGCGCCATTCCCACCCAAGTATTCTCAAATCAGAAATACAAATACAAACGGCTATACATCAAAAAGAAAAAGATCAAGCGGCTCTATGGCCAACTCTCTCTGTGCGCGCTGAATATCAAAAGGGGTCTGTCTATAATGACTCAAATATGGAACAAAGCTTAGTCTATCTCTCTATGCAAATGAATCCTGGTTCAGGACTCTCCGCTCTCTCTACAATCGAAGCTTCTGAAGCTAATGTTCAACAACTACGTTTTAATAAACTCACTTTAGAACAAGATCTTACCGATGCGTTATTGCGTGATTACGATGATTATCACTCCTCTCTAAGCCGTGTGCAAGGGAGTACTCTCGCCATCAATGCATCTCAAAACGTACTAGAGTCCTATTCTCGTCTTTTTCTCGCCGGAAAACGGCAGTGGCTCGATCTGGTCAATTCATCAAAAGAGGTAACACAAAACAAACTCTCTCTTTCCGATTTATTGGCAACAGCCTACATAGCAAAATATCGGTTAAAACTTAAAACCGGTGAACTTATCTCACCTCTAGGTGCTACGCATGAATAACCCACAAATACAATGGCTCTTAGAAGAGAGTATGCTTGTCAAAATATCAGGTCATCACCTCCCTCAACATACAAAAGCAGTTTTACAAGAACAAACCCTTTCTAAAGCTTTTTATAAAAAGCTTTTAGAGACATTTGGTCTTGAAGCTCCACTTTGGCAAAAGGAGCTTTCATCTTCAATGCTTCCGATGCTTGCATTTTTACCTGGAGGCGAAGCCGAAATTGTTTTTGCACAAGAATCAAACAACCACTGGAGTGTAGAAAGTTTTCACGTTATTGACAGTCGAGAAAAGTTCCCTGATGGAACCTTGTTTACCCCTCTTAAACTTCGAAAGCAGACAGGAAAATTTAGTACTGCAAAAGAGATGTTTAAAAATGTCGCTTATCAGCAAAAAAGTTTTTTGATTTATGCGGCTATTGCCTCTTTAACCATCAACCTACTAGCATTGGGAACCTCGTTTTACAGTATGCAAGTTTATGACCGTGTTATCCCTACACAAGGGATTTCTACCCTTATAGCCCTCAGCATTGGTGTCTTCATTGCTATCTTTTTAGAGATGATGGTCAAAATTTCCCGCTCCTCAATTTTAGATCATGCCTCCAAAAACATGGATATAGCTTATTCACACGTTATTTTTCAACGATTACTAAAAATACGATTAGATAGTATGCCCCGAAGTATCGGAACACTCTCAGGACAACTCCAAAGTTATAACGCAGTACGAACTTTTATCTCTTCAGCCGCGATGTATGTTTTAATTGATTTCCCTTTTTCACTCCTATTTTTAGCTGGTATTATGTTAGTGGGAGGGATGAAGCTAGGAATTATCGTTATCGCCTTTATGGTTGTTTCCATCTTAGTTGGAAGTATGTTCCGACATAAAATCGATCAACTCTCTATCACCTCTTCAAAAGCATCTCATAAAAAACTTGGATTACTTGTAGAGACAGTAGAAGGGGCAGAAAGTATCAAAGCAACCGGTTCAGGGTGGAGCGCTCTGAATCGTTGGAATGCCCTTACCAAAGATTTAATTGATGATGATATCGCTATTCGTCATTACAGTGAATTATCAGGGTACCTCTCTGCATTTTTTCAACAACTTAGCTATATAGCTCTCGTCGCTATAGGGGCGTATACCGTAAGCACAACGAATGAATTAACCATGGGGGGATTAATCGCTATCACTATTTTATCAGGGCGTGTATTGTCCCCGATCTCAATGATTCCCAATTTATTTGTCCAATGGGGAAGAGCAAAAATTTCTGCTAAAGACCTAGAAAATATTTTTTCACTTCGTAGTGATAACCACCAAATTGACCATCCACTTTCACCAACCATTTTTACCCCGTCATACGTTCTTAATAATATAAAATTTGAGTATCAAGAAAATACCCCGACCGTTGTTCTTAACTCCCTTATCATCAATGCAGGGGAAAAAGTAGGTATTGTAGGTGTTATAGGGTCTGGTAAATCCACGTTGCTTAAATTACTAGCCGGATTATACGCCCCTAACGAGGGGAAAGTTTTTTTAGATGGATTAGATTTACAACACCTTTCTCGTGAATGGCTCGTCAAAAACATAGGATATCTTCCTCAATCGACAAAGCTTTTTTCAGGGACGATACGTGATAATCTCGTTCTTGGAGTCGTAGGGGTTAGTGATGAACAAATTACCGAAGCATGCAAAAAAACAGGCTTAATGCAACTCGTCAGTTCTTTGCCACATGGCTTGGACAGTATCATACCTGAAAGCGGTGAGAGTGTATCCGGTGGGCAAAAACAGCTTATTGCTCTCACTAGAATGGTTCTCGCACAACCAACTATTTGGTTACTGGATGAACCAACAGCCAGTATGGATGAAGGGAGTGAAAAGAGGTTGATTGAACTTCTCCTTACCCTCATGCGCCCTACAGATACGTTAATTCTCGTAACACATAAACCATCACTTTTGAGACTTGTCGGTCGTCTCATCGTAATGACTCCACAAGGAATCGCTATTGATGGGCCACGTGATGCCGTATTACAAAAAATAAGTACCCCACAAGGAACTCCATCGTGACAAATGAGAATCTCCCACTACTCGCTCGAATACACCCTTTATTTATTGTTTTGGGCACTCTATTACTGGTTATTGTCCCTTTTATAACATGGGCATCTTTTACTTCTATTGATCAAATTTCTCATGCGACAGGACAAGTGATTGCCGCTGCAAAAACACAAGAGATTCAAGCATCTAACGACGGGGTTATCGAACATGTTTACGTAAAAGAGGGACAAAGTGTCAAACAAGGGGAGATATTAGCAAGATTGGAAAAATCGCAAGCCCAAGCTGCTCACGATGATACTATCGGTAAAGTTGCTGCACTGCAAGCTACTCTTGTTCGATTAAAAGCTGAAGTATTTGGTCGCCCGCTACAATTTCCTCCACTGGTTCAACAATACCCGGATTTTATAGCTAATCAAACTGAACTCTTTCATCGACGACAACAAGCGCTCAACGATGAAGTTTCTGCACTCAATGAATCCCTCACACTTGCACAAGATGAATTAAATCTCAACCTCCCACTTCTCCAAACCGGAGATATCGGAGCAACAGAAATAATACGGCTTAAACGGCAA contains these protein-coding regions:
- a CDS encoding TolC family protein, whose product is MKPIFYLFLVFFPFLEVSADNQPTGLENLISRVLETHPKLKASKMQINASKNGVEAAKWGYYPSPSVDVGTGKNHSTLARLEQPLWAGGRIDATYDMSLSRQHEAEVTLDESAYTLIETLLKVCQTLAQARGRITALEDGQHQLKTFGDLLDRRIDAGVSSLADRELIKSRIAQINTDLTVAKTSEATACSQLRLITNQSDTSCEIDAPTIPESTIEASIEPMIEKMRHSHPSILKSEIQIQTAIHQKEKDQAALWPTLSVRAEYQKGSVYNDSNMEQSLVYLSMQMNPGSGLSALSTIEASEANVQQLRFNKLTLEQDLTDALLRDYDDYHSSLSRVQGSTLAINASQNVLESYSRLFLAGKRQWLDLVNSSKEVTQNKLSLSDLLATAYIAKYRLKLKTGELISPLGATHE
- a CDS encoding ATP-binding cassette domain-containing protein, with product MNNPQIQWLLEESMLVKISGHHLPQHTKAVLQEQTLSKAFYKKLLETFGLEAPLWQKELSSSMLPMLAFLPGGEAEIVFAQESNNHWSVESFHVIDSREKFPDGTLFTPLKLRKQTGKFSTAKEMFKNVAYQQKSFLIYAAIASLTINLLALGTSFYSMQVYDRVIPTQGISTLIALSIGVFIAIFLEMMVKISRSSILDHASKNMDIAYSHVIFQRLLKIRLDSMPRSIGTLSGQLQSYNAVRTFISSAAMYVLIDFPFSLLFLAGIMLVGGMKLGIIVIAFMVVSILVGSMFRHKIDQLSITSSKASHKKLGLLVETVEGAESIKATGSGWSALNRWNALTKDLIDDDIAIRHYSELSGYLSAFFQQLSYIALVAIGAYTVSTTNELTMGGLIAITILSGRVLSPISMIPNLFVQWGRAKISAKDLENIFSLRSDNHQIDHPLSPTIFTPSYVLNNIKFEYQENTPTVVLNSLIINAGEKVGIVGVIGSGKSTLLKLLAGLYAPNEGKVFLDGLDLQHLSREWLVKNIGYLPQSTKLFSGTIRDNLVLGVVGVSDEQITEACKKTGLMQLVSSLPHGLDSIIPESGESVSGGQKQLIALTRMVLAQPTIWLLDEPTASMDEGSEKRLIELLLTLMRPTDTLILVTHKPSLLRLVGRLIVMTPQGIAIDGPRDAVLQKISTPQGTPS